The Rhinolophus ferrumequinum isolate MPI-CBG mRhiFer1 chromosome 6, mRhiFer1_v1.p, whole genome shotgun sequence genome has a window encoding:
- the BAHD1 gene encoding bromo adjacent homology domain-containing 1 protein isoform X1, translating into MKGRGPAARQRAPPSEPPPPPAREGTDGRREADWRYSMTHTRRKSLPMLSSGPTGRREPLQMEGSSMEQGVEGMEPGMPESPGQLAGRRKNYPLRKRPLVPEKPKACKVLLTRLENVAGPRSADEADELPPDLPKPPSPAPSSEDTGLAQPRKRRLASLNAEALNNLLLEREDTSSLAGGRRSRGGDPNRSRDRDRTSGGWSSSKKRPRLRDLGEGSRDLSPEPALDEGARRDGDPAPKRLASLNAAAFLKLSQERELPLRPPRAHPEADGRSTEPPVLKAPRPKWAKVNGKNYPKTRQGASSGEATGPPGWQGYPEEPWLSATPRGPASQPPYQQPLRKALESPLGLRPHLPLLMGGQAALKPEPGRPGEESPAPKQELHQPSFPTPQLSPLPMPGNPADYRSLCGPPELTALGSFYLYCSQDGLQCGGYAPCPMLPEGKLSSVAAPTEGLLLAPGSVPMGTPFQHPPWGSRYCSSDDAGVNGYSICEMLPPSLTHIGTTCGGCSYKMPFAAESCRPLGQLECPLPEAGHPASPAHPLLGCPVPSVPPAAEPVPHLQTPTSEPQTVARACPQSAKPPSGSKSGLRTGPSCRHTVRGKAAHRPSHPKQPRVQRPRPRRRRRRRTNGWVPVGAACEKAVYVLDEPEPAIRKSYQAVERHGETIRVRDTVLLKSGPRKTSTPYVAKISALWENPESGELMMSLLWYYRPEHLQGGRSPSMHEPLQNEVFASRHQDQNSVACIEEKCYVLTFAEYCRFCAMAKRRGEGLPSRKTALVPPSADYSTPPHRTVPEDTDPELVFLCRHVYDFRHGRILKNPQ; encoded by the exons ATGAAGGGGAGAGGACCGGCCGCCCGTCAGCGCGCCCCACCGAGCGAGCCGCCGCCCCCGCCAGCCCGGGAAGGGACGGACGGACGACGCGAAGCAG ATTGGAGGTACTCCATGACACACACTCGGAGAAAGTCCCTTCCCATGTTGAGTTCAGGCCCCACTGGCCGCCGGGAGCCCCTGCAGATGGAAGGCAGCAGCATGGAGCAGGGGGTGGAGGGTATGGAGCCAGGCATGCCTGAGAGCCCAGGGCAGCTCGCAGGGCGCCGCAAGAACTACCCACTGCGTAAACGCCCCTTGGTTCCTGAGAAGCCCAAGGCCTGCAAAGTGCTGCTCACTCGCCTGGAGAACGTGGCCGGTCCACGGAGTGCAGATGAGGCAGATGAGCTGCCCCCTGACCTGCCCAAACCGCCCAGCCCAGCGCCCTCCAGTGAGGACACTGGCCTCGCCCAGCCCCGCAAGCGGCGCCTGGCCTCCCTCAATGCTGAGGCCCTCAACAACCTGCTCCTGGAGCGGGAGGACACCAGCAGCCTGGCCGGCGGTCGCCGCAGCCGAGGGGGAGACCCCAATCGCAGCCGGGACCGCGACCGGACATCTGGGGGCTGGTCTTCCTCCAAGAAGCGGCCCCGGCTGAGGGACCTTGGAGAAGGAAGTCGGGACCTGTCCCCAGAGCCAGCACTGGATGAAGGAGCCCGCCGAGATGGTGACCCAGCTCCCAAGAGGCTGGCCAGCCTGAATGCAGCTGCCTTCCTGAAGCTGAGCCAGGAGCGAGAGCTACCCCTGCGGCCACCTCGTGCCCACCCAGAAGCAGATGGGCGCTCCACTGAGCCACCAGTCCTGAAGGCTCCGAGGCCAAAGTGGGCCAAGGTCAATGGCAAGAACTATCCGAAGACCCGGCAGGGCGCCAGCTCTGGGGAGGCTACAGGCCCACCTGGCTGGCAGGGGTACCCAGAGGAGCCATGGCTATCTGCCACCCCTCGTGGGCCCGCCAGCCAGCCACCTTATCAGCAGCCCCTGAGAAAAGCTCTGGAGAGCCCGTTGGGGCTGCGTCCCCACCTGCCGCTGCTGATGGGTGGGCAGGCAGCCCTGAAGCCAGAGCCTGGACGCCCGGGAGAGGAGTCACCTGCCCCCAAGCAGGAACTGCACCAGCCCTCTTTCCCCACGCCCCAGCTGTCCCCCCTGCCCATGCCTGGCAACCCTGCCGACTACAGGAGCCTGTGTGGGCCGCCGGAGCTCACTGCACTGGGCAGCTTCTATCTGTACTGCAGCCAAGACGGGCTGCAGTGTGGAGGCTACGCCCCTTGCCCCATGCTCCCCGAGGGCAAGCTGTCCTCAGTGGCTGCTCCTACCGAAGGGCTCCTCTTGGCCCCGGGCTCAGTGCCTATGGGCACTCCTTTCCAGCACCCTCCCTGGGGCTCTCGCTACTGCTCCAGCGACGACGCTGGAGTGAATGGCTACAGCATCTGTGAAATGTTGCCCCCTTCGCTTACCCATATCGGCACTACCTGTGGAGGCTGTTCCTACAAAATGCCTTTTGCAGCAG aAAGCTGCAGGCCCCTGGGCCAGCTGGAATGTCCTCTCCCAGAAGCTGGCCACCCAGCCTCACCTGCCCATCCCCTGCTGGGATGCCCGGTGCCCAGCGTGCCACCTGCAGCAGAGCCTGTCCCCCATCTTCAGACACCCACCTCGGAGCCCCAGACAGTAGCCCGCGCGTGCCCTCAGAGTGCCAAGCCTCCTAGCGGCTCCAAGTCAGGCCTTCGCACAGGCCCCAGCTGTAGGCACACTGTGAGGGGCAAGGCTGCCCACAGGCCCAGTCACCCCAAGCAACCACGTGTCCAGCGCCCGCGCCCGcgacgccgccgccgccgccgcaccAACGGCTGGGTGCCTGTGGGGGCTGCCTGTGAGAAGGCCGTCTATGTCTTG GATGAACCGGAACCAGCCATCCGAAAGAGCTACCAGGCGGTGGAGCGGCACGGAGAGACCATCCGCGTCCGGGACACTGTCCTCCTCAAGTCAGGCCCACGGAAGACGTCCACACCTTATGTGGCCAAGATCTCTGCCCTCTGGGAGAACCCTGAGTCAG GAGAGCTGATGATGAGCCTCTTGTGGTATTACCGGCCAGAGCACTTACAGGGAGGCCGCAGTCCCAGCATGCACGAG CCTTTGCAGAATGAAGTCTTTGCATCGCGACATCAGGACCAGAACAGTGTGGCCTGCATCGAGGAGAAGTGCTACGTGCTGACGTTTGCCGAGTACTGCAG ATTCTGTGCCATGGCCAAACGCCGAGGCGAGGGCCTCCCCAGCCGAAAGACAGCACTGGTGCCCCCCTCTGCGGACTACTCCACCCCGCCACACCGCACGGTGCCCGAGGATACGGACCCTGAGCTGGTGTTTCTTTGCCGCCATGTCTACGACTTCCGCCATGGCCGCATCCTCAAGAACCCCCAGTAG
- the CHST14 gene encoding carbohydrate sulfotransferase 14, producing the protein MFPRPLTPLAAPNGAEPLGRALRRAPLGRARAGQGGPPLLLPSMLMFAVIVASSGLLLMIERGILAEMKPLPLHPPNREGSARRGTVPRPGGLSLDAGDSDLQVRQDIRNRTLRAVCGQPGMPRDPWDLPVGQRRTLLRHILVSDRYRFLYCYVPKVACSNWKRVLKVLAGVLDSVDVRLKMDHRNDLVFLADLRPEEIRYRLQHYFKFMFVRDPLERLLSAYRNKFGEIREYQQRYGAEIVRRYRVGAGPSPAGDDVTFPEFLRYLVDEDPERMNEHWMPVYHLCQPCAVRYDFVGSYERLEADANQVLEWVQAPPHVRFPARQAWYRPASQESLHYHLCSAPRALLQDVLPKYILDFSLFAYPLPNVTREACHQ; encoded by the coding sequence ATGTTCCCCCGCCCGCTGACCCCGCTGGCGGCCCCAAATGGCGCCGAGCCCCTGGGCCGGGCTCTGAGAAGGGCCCCACTGGGCAGGGCCCGGGCAGGGCAGGGGGGGCCGCCCCTGCTGCTGCCGTCCATGCTGATGTTCGCGGTAATCGTGGCCTCCAGCGGGCTGCTGCTCATGATCGAGCGGGGAATCCTGGCCGAGATGAAGCCCCTTCCCCTGCACCCTCCAAACCGCGAGGGCTCGGCCAGGCGCGGGACGGTTCCCCGGCCTGGGGGGCTGTCCCTGGATGCCGGGGACTCGGACTTGCAGGTGAGGCAAGACATCCGGAACCGCACCTTGCGGGCAGTGTGCGGACAACCAGGCATGCCCCGGGACCCCTGGGATTTGCCGGTGGGGCAGCGGCGCACTCTGCTGCGCCACATACTCGTTAGTGACCGCTACCGATTCCTCTACTGCTACGTGCCCAAGGTGGCCTGCTCTAACTGGAAACGGGTCCTGAAGGTGCTGGCAGGCGTCCTGGACAGCGTGGACGTCCGCCTCAAGATGGACCACCGTAATGACCTGGTGTTCCTGGCAGACCTGCGGCCTGAAGAGATTCGCTACCGCCTGCAGCACTATTTCAAGTTCATGTTTGTGCGGGACCCCTTGGAACGCCTTCTCTCGGCTTACCGCAACAAGTTTGGTGAGATCCGAGAGTACCAGCAGCGCTATGGGGCTGAGATCGTGAGGCGGTACAGGGTGGGAGCAGGACCCAGCCCTGCAGGGGACGATGTCACCTTCCCTGAGTTCCTGAGATACCTAGTGGATGAGGACCCTGAGCGCATGAATGAGCATTGGATGCCCGTGTACCACCTGTGCCAGCCTTGTGCCGTGCGCTATGACTTTGTAGGCTCCTATGAGAGGCTGGAGGCTGATGCCAACCAGGTGCTGGAGTGGGTGCAGGCACCACCCCATGTCCGATTTCCAGCTCGCCAGGCCTGGTACCGGCCTGCCAGCCAAGAAAGCCTACACTACCACCTGTGCAGTGCCCCACGGGCCCTACTGCAGGACGTACTGCCTAAGTATATCCTGGACTTCTCCCTATTTGCCTACCCACTGCCTAATGTCACCAGGGAGGCCTGTCACCAGTGA
- the BAHD1 gene encoding bromo adjacent homology domain-containing 1 protein isoform X2: MKGRGPAARQRAPPSEPPPPPAREGTDGRREADWRYSMTHTRRKSLPMLSSGPTGRREPLQMEGSSMEQGVEGMEPGMPESPGQLAGRRKNYPLRKRPLVPEKPKACKVLLTRLENVAGPRSADEADELPPDLPKPPSPAPSSEDTGLAQPRKRRLASLNAEALNNLLLEREDTSSLAGGRRSRGGDPNRSRDRDRTSGGWSSSKKRPRLRDLGEGSRDLSPEPALDEGARRDGDPAPKRLASLNAAAFLKLSQERELPLRPPRAHPEADGRSTEPPVLKAPRPKWAKVNGKNYPKTRQGASSGEATGPPGWQGYPEEPWLSATPRGPASQPPYQQPLRKALESPLGLRPHLPLLMGGQAALKPEPGRPGEESPAPKQELHQPSFPTPQLSPLPMPGNPADYRSLCGPPELTALGSFYLYCSQDGLQCGGYAPCPMLPEGKLSSVAAPTEGLLLAPGSVPMGTPFQHPPWGSRYCSSDDAGVNGYSICEMLPPSLTHIGTTCGGCSYKMPFAAESCRPLGQLECPLPEAGHPASPAHPLLGCPVPSVPPAAEPVPHLQTPTSEPQTVARACPQSAKPPSGSKSGLRTGPSCRHTVRGKAAHRPSHPKQPRVQRPRPRRRRRRRTNGWVPVGAACEKAVYVLDEPEPAIRKSYQAVERHGETIRVRDTVLLKSGPRKTSTPYVAKISALWENPESGELMMSLLWYYRPEHLQGGRSPSMHENEVFASRHQDQNSVACIEEKCYVLTFAEYCRFCAMAKRRGEGLPSRKTALVPPSADYSTPPHRTVPEDTDPELVFLCRHVYDFRHGRILKNPQ, from the exons ATGAAGGGGAGAGGACCGGCCGCCCGTCAGCGCGCCCCACCGAGCGAGCCGCCGCCCCCGCCAGCCCGGGAAGGGACGGACGGACGACGCGAAGCAG ATTGGAGGTACTCCATGACACACACTCGGAGAAAGTCCCTTCCCATGTTGAGTTCAGGCCCCACTGGCCGCCGGGAGCCCCTGCAGATGGAAGGCAGCAGCATGGAGCAGGGGGTGGAGGGTATGGAGCCAGGCATGCCTGAGAGCCCAGGGCAGCTCGCAGGGCGCCGCAAGAACTACCCACTGCGTAAACGCCCCTTGGTTCCTGAGAAGCCCAAGGCCTGCAAAGTGCTGCTCACTCGCCTGGAGAACGTGGCCGGTCCACGGAGTGCAGATGAGGCAGATGAGCTGCCCCCTGACCTGCCCAAACCGCCCAGCCCAGCGCCCTCCAGTGAGGACACTGGCCTCGCCCAGCCCCGCAAGCGGCGCCTGGCCTCCCTCAATGCTGAGGCCCTCAACAACCTGCTCCTGGAGCGGGAGGACACCAGCAGCCTGGCCGGCGGTCGCCGCAGCCGAGGGGGAGACCCCAATCGCAGCCGGGACCGCGACCGGACATCTGGGGGCTGGTCTTCCTCCAAGAAGCGGCCCCGGCTGAGGGACCTTGGAGAAGGAAGTCGGGACCTGTCCCCAGAGCCAGCACTGGATGAAGGAGCCCGCCGAGATGGTGACCCAGCTCCCAAGAGGCTGGCCAGCCTGAATGCAGCTGCCTTCCTGAAGCTGAGCCAGGAGCGAGAGCTACCCCTGCGGCCACCTCGTGCCCACCCAGAAGCAGATGGGCGCTCCACTGAGCCACCAGTCCTGAAGGCTCCGAGGCCAAAGTGGGCCAAGGTCAATGGCAAGAACTATCCGAAGACCCGGCAGGGCGCCAGCTCTGGGGAGGCTACAGGCCCACCTGGCTGGCAGGGGTACCCAGAGGAGCCATGGCTATCTGCCACCCCTCGTGGGCCCGCCAGCCAGCCACCTTATCAGCAGCCCCTGAGAAAAGCTCTGGAGAGCCCGTTGGGGCTGCGTCCCCACCTGCCGCTGCTGATGGGTGGGCAGGCAGCCCTGAAGCCAGAGCCTGGACGCCCGGGAGAGGAGTCACCTGCCCCCAAGCAGGAACTGCACCAGCCCTCTTTCCCCACGCCCCAGCTGTCCCCCCTGCCCATGCCTGGCAACCCTGCCGACTACAGGAGCCTGTGTGGGCCGCCGGAGCTCACTGCACTGGGCAGCTTCTATCTGTACTGCAGCCAAGACGGGCTGCAGTGTGGAGGCTACGCCCCTTGCCCCATGCTCCCCGAGGGCAAGCTGTCCTCAGTGGCTGCTCCTACCGAAGGGCTCCTCTTGGCCCCGGGCTCAGTGCCTATGGGCACTCCTTTCCAGCACCCTCCCTGGGGCTCTCGCTACTGCTCCAGCGACGACGCTGGAGTGAATGGCTACAGCATCTGTGAAATGTTGCCCCCTTCGCTTACCCATATCGGCACTACCTGTGGAGGCTGTTCCTACAAAATGCCTTTTGCAGCAG aAAGCTGCAGGCCCCTGGGCCAGCTGGAATGTCCTCTCCCAGAAGCTGGCCACCCAGCCTCACCTGCCCATCCCCTGCTGGGATGCCCGGTGCCCAGCGTGCCACCTGCAGCAGAGCCTGTCCCCCATCTTCAGACACCCACCTCGGAGCCCCAGACAGTAGCCCGCGCGTGCCCTCAGAGTGCCAAGCCTCCTAGCGGCTCCAAGTCAGGCCTTCGCACAGGCCCCAGCTGTAGGCACACTGTGAGGGGCAAGGCTGCCCACAGGCCCAGTCACCCCAAGCAACCACGTGTCCAGCGCCCGCGCCCGcgacgccgccgccgccgccgcaccAACGGCTGGGTGCCTGTGGGGGCTGCCTGTGAGAAGGCCGTCTATGTCTTG GATGAACCGGAACCAGCCATCCGAAAGAGCTACCAGGCGGTGGAGCGGCACGGAGAGACCATCCGCGTCCGGGACACTGTCCTCCTCAAGTCAGGCCCACGGAAGACGTCCACACCTTATGTGGCCAAGATCTCTGCCCTCTGGGAGAACCCTGAGTCAG GAGAGCTGATGATGAGCCTCTTGTGGTATTACCGGCCAGAGCACTTACAGGGAGGCCGCAGTCCCAGCATGCACGAG AATGAAGTCTTTGCATCGCGACATCAGGACCAGAACAGTGTGGCCTGCATCGAGGAGAAGTGCTACGTGCTGACGTTTGCCGAGTACTGCAG ATTCTGTGCCATGGCCAAACGCCGAGGCGAGGGCCTCCCCAGCCGAAAGACAGCACTGGTGCCCCCCTCTGCGGACTACTCCACCCCGCCACACCGCACGGTGCCCGAGGATACGGACCCTGAGCTGGTGTTTCTTTGCCGCCATGTCTACGACTTCCGCCATGGCCGCATCCTCAAGAACCCCCAGTAG
- the BAHD1 gene encoding bromo adjacent homology domain-containing 1 protein isoform X3 gives MTHTRRKSLPMLSSGPTGRREPLQMEGSSMEQGVEGMEPGMPESPGQLAGRRKNYPLRKRPLVPEKPKACKVLLTRLENVAGPRSADEADELPPDLPKPPSPAPSSEDTGLAQPRKRRLASLNAEALNNLLLEREDTSSLAGGRRSRGGDPNRSRDRDRTSGGWSSSKKRPRLRDLGEGSRDLSPEPALDEGARRDGDPAPKRLASLNAAAFLKLSQERELPLRPPRAHPEADGRSTEPPVLKAPRPKWAKVNGKNYPKTRQGASSGEATGPPGWQGYPEEPWLSATPRGPASQPPYQQPLRKALESPLGLRPHLPLLMGGQAALKPEPGRPGEESPAPKQELHQPSFPTPQLSPLPMPGNPADYRSLCGPPELTALGSFYLYCSQDGLQCGGYAPCPMLPEGKLSSVAAPTEGLLLAPGSVPMGTPFQHPPWGSRYCSSDDAGVNGYSICEMLPPSLTHIGTTCGGCSYKMPFAAESCRPLGQLECPLPEAGHPASPAHPLLGCPVPSVPPAAEPVPHLQTPTSEPQTVARACPQSAKPPSGSKSGLRTGPSCRHTVRGKAAHRPSHPKQPRVQRPRPRRRRRRRTNGWVPVGAACEKAVYVLDEPEPAIRKSYQAVERHGETIRVRDTVLLKSGPRKTSTPYVAKISALWENPESGELMMSLLWYYRPEHLQGGRSPSMHEPLQNEVFASRHQDQNSVACIEEKCYVLTFAEYCRFCAMAKRRGEGLPSRKTALVPPSADYSTPPHRTVPEDTDPELVFLCRHVYDFRHGRILKNPQ, from the exons ATGACACACACTCGGAGAAAGTCCCTTCCCATGTTGAGTTCAGGCCCCACTGGCCGCCGGGAGCCCCTGCAGATGGAAGGCAGCAGCATGGAGCAGGGGGTGGAGGGTATGGAGCCAGGCATGCCTGAGAGCCCAGGGCAGCTCGCAGGGCGCCGCAAGAACTACCCACTGCGTAAACGCCCCTTGGTTCCTGAGAAGCCCAAGGCCTGCAAAGTGCTGCTCACTCGCCTGGAGAACGTGGCCGGTCCACGGAGTGCAGATGAGGCAGATGAGCTGCCCCCTGACCTGCCCAAACCGCCCAGCCCAGCGCCCTCCAGTGAGGACACTGGCCTCGCCCAGCCCCGCAAGCGGCGCCTGGCCTCCCTCAATGCTGAGGCCCTCAACAACCTGCTCCTGGAGCGGGAGGACACCAGCAGCCTGGCCGGCGGTCGCCGCAGCCGAGGGGGAGACCCCAATCGCAGCCGGGACCGCGACCGGACATCTGGGGGCTGGTCTTCCTCCAAGAAGCGGCCCCGGCTGAGGGACCTTGGAGAAGGAAGTCGGGACCTGTCCCCAGAGCCAGCACTGGATGAAGGAGCCCGCCGAGATGGTGACCCAGCTCCCAAGAGGCTGGCCAGCCTGAATGCAGCTGCCTTCCTGAAGCTGAGCCAGGAGCGAGAGCTACCCCTGCGGCCACCTCGTGCCCACCCAGAAGCAGATGGGCGCTCCACTGAGCCACCAGTCCTGAAGGCTCCGAGGCCAAAGTGGGCCAAGGTCAATGGCAAGAACTATCCGAAGACCCGGCAGGGCGCCAGCTCTGGGGAGGCTACAGGCCCACCTGGCTGGCAGGGGTACCCAGAGGAGCCATGGCTATCTGCCACCCCTCGTGGGCCCGCCAGCCAGCCACCTTATCAGCAGCCCCTGAGAAAAGCTCTGGAGAGCCCGTTGGGGCTGCGTCCCCACCTGCCGCTGCTGATGGGTGGGCAGGCAGCCCTGAAGCCAGAGCCTGGACGCCCGGGAGAGGAGTCACCTGCCCCCAAGCAGGAACTGCACCAGCCCTCTTTCCCCACGCCCCAGCTGTCCCCCCTGCCCATGCCTGGCAACCCTGCCGACTACAGGAGCCTGTGTGGGCCGCCGGAGCTCACTGCACTGGGCAGCTTCTATCTGTACTGCAGCCAAGACGGGCTGCAGTGTGGAGGCTACGCCCCTTGCCCCATGCTCCCCGAGGGCAAGCTGTCCTCAGTGGCTGCTCCTACCGAAGGGCTCCTCTTGGCCCCGGGCTCAGTGCCTATGGGCACTCCTTTCCAGCACCCTCCCTGGGGCTCTCGCTACTGCTCCAGCGACGACGCTGGAGTGAATGGCTACAGCATCTGTGAAATGTTGCCCCCTTCGCTTACCCATATCGGCACTACCTGTGGAGGCTGTTCCTACAAAATGCCTTTTGCAGCAG aAAGCTGCAGGCCCCTGGGCCAGCTGGAATGTCCTCTCCCAGAAGCTGGCCACCCAGCCTCACCTGCCCATCCCCTGCTGGGATGCCCGGTGCCCAGCGTGCCACCTGCAGCAGAGCCTGTCCCCCATCTTCAGACACCCACCTCGGAGCCCCAGACAGTAGCCCGCGCGTGCCCTCAGAGTGCCAAGCCTCCTAGCGGCTCCAAGTCAGGCCTTCGCACAGGCCCCAGCTGTAGGCACACTGTGAGGGGCAAGGCTGCCCACAGGCCCAGTCACCCCAAGCAACCACGTGTCCAGCGCCCGCGCCCGcgacgccgccgccgccgccgcaccAACGGCTGGGTGCCTGTGGGGGCTGCCTGTGAGAAGGCCGTCTATGTCTTG GATGAACCGGAACCAGCCATCCGAAAGAGCTACCAGGCGGTGGAGCGGCACGGAGAGACCATCCGCGTCCGGGACACTGTCCTCCTCAAGTCAGGCCCACGGAAGACGTCCACACCTTATGTGGCCAAGATCTCTGCCCTCTGGGAGAACCCTGAGTCAG GAGAGCTGATGATGAGCCTCTTGTGGTATTACCGGCCAGAGCACTTACAGGGAGGCCGCAGTCCCAGCATGCACGAG CCTTTGCAGAATGAAGTCTTTGCATCGCGACATCAGGACCAGAACAGTGTGGCCTGCATCGAGGAGAAGTGCTACGTGCTGACGTTTGCCGAGTACTGCAG ATTCTGTGCCATGGCCAAACGCCGAGGCGAGGGCCTCCCCAGCCGAAAGACAGCACTGGTGCCCCCCTCTGCGGACTACTCCACCCCGCCACACCGCACGGTGCCCGAGGATACGGACCCTGAGCTGGTGTTTCTTTGCCGCCATGTCTACGACTTCCGCCATGGCCGCATCCTCAAGAACCCCCAGTAG